A genome region from Geobacter pickeringii includes the following:
- the rplI gene encoding 50S ribosomal protein L9: protein MKVILKENLDNLGHIGDIVKVAPGYARNYLVPRGFAIEATEKNAKALEHAKRQLEYKRNKVLEQARALVAKIEAITLTIAHQAGEEGKLFGAVTNMELAELLKAQGVEVERKKIVLAEPIKHVGEFAASVKIHPEVAATLKVIVTKAE from the coding sequence ATGAAAGTGATTCTCAAGGAAAACCTCGACAACCTCGGTCACATCGGCGACATCGTGAAAGTGGCACCGGGATATGCCCGCAACTACCTGGTCCCGCGCGGATTTGCCATCGAGGCGACCGAGAAGAATGCCAAGGCCCTCGAGCATGCCAAGCGGCAGCTGGAGTACAAGCGCAACAAGGTTCTGGAGCAGGCAAGGGCTCTGGTAGCCAAGATTGAAGCGATCACGCTTACCATTGCCCATCAGGCCGGCGAGGAAGGCAAGCTGTTTGGTGCCGTTACCAATATGGAGCTTGCGGAACTCCTGAAGGCCCAAGGCGTTGAGGTCGAGCGGAAAAAGATCGTGCTCGCCGAACCGATCAAGCATGTTGGCGAGTTTGCCGCCAGCGTCAAGATCCACCCCGAAGTGGCCGCGACGCTCAAGGTGATCGTCACCAAAGCCGAATAA